The proteins below are encoded in one region of Brachyspira intermedia PWS/A:
- a CDS encoding methyl-accepting chemotaxis protein, producing the protein MAAISVGSYSILLKTIYQQSSSLRGYVYIFILFLALFTAVSMFFDCLKVEKGKSIPLGKIYVVKSGIAVVLVAIVSYTVYILDGSITLFEILNIRLIMVIFLISIAMAVSSIFFNILVRPLYKKTGGKEYYLPMVYNFLPVSMATVIFIVTLINGMHYRSEIIYDRQYDMMVKKGYANDFINNISDSLGKYVTVVDNIVAYMNIIYRNTYTLDTYTSLLSSYLSTRYANDNNISSVGIYFGDLENVNININTNGIDNLSINWKYDVNNLANINTNSRPNIAGNYITKLSTETNSLIDITPNADTFYIYNPILLNNRNVGFVTLEVRSSIYLDVLSDDTFKTNLNIFLTDNLYNIKASNNPSLIGDTQRDLDGSAVGVEIKNNKSTNYRNNIVNVNVISFDDSDTLVIKYPLFNNLYILNVWQHSNAYQNQLFRNTIIKASIAIYLGLLAFLLVILALILSLRKTLVFAKNVSESLSEGEGDLTIRLPVISNNESGELVHSFNKFLDKVKNIIVSVKNNAYTLTGNIQNMRASISISISDFNTIYKEFETELVNSNKIAESSANAARVSFMQRTRFTAVNETVQLLLENINDINDKMKQQSEAVTKTSSSVQQMMANIVTVSHGATKANDYAKILYTEAQEGSNIGESVVDSIQSIKEYSKQITNITQVIHNIAEQTNLLAMNAAIEAAHAGEHGRGFTVVADKIRKLAEDTGENSKIINEIIEETTQAIDHTVSLAFKSSESMEKILEGSNTLADLIATISGANDELDIGRREILMNISNLNNITEDVQELSLKQMQMSSAVSQNISSVDKLAEDVVNVVNTAETEMKELVNSIENVSNLSSTSSHNMETMDKRIKELQYIFLQLYKLVISFKTEKTEEDIAKEKSKTKVVDKKRIKLERKAEKARLKEEKRRLKELKKETSKVKK; encoded by the coding sequence ATGGCCGCTATCTCAGTTGGTTCATATTCTATACTATTAAAAACAATTTATCAGCAATCAAGTTCATTAAGAGGATATGTATATATATTTATACTTTTTTTAGCTTTATTTACAGCTGTAAGTATGTTTTTCGATTGTCTCAAAGTAGAAAAAGGAAAATCCATACCTTTAGGAAAAATATATGTTGTCAAATCTGGTATTGCTGTAGTTTTAGTAGCTATTGTTTCATATACAGTTTATATATTAGATGGAAGTATTACATTATTTGAAATACTAAACATACGTCTAATAATGGTTATATTTTTAATTAGTATAGCTATGGCTGTTTCTTCTATATTTTTTAATATATTAGTAAGACCTTTATATAAAAAGACAGGCGGAAAAGAATATTATTTACCTATGGTTTATAATTTTTTACCTGTATCAATGGCTACAGTAATATTTATAGTTACTTTAATTAATGGTATGCATTACAGATCTGAAATAATTTATGACAGACAATATGATATGATGGTAAAGAAAGGTTATGCTAATGATTTTATTAATAATATTTCAGATTCTCTAGGAAAATATGTTACAGTAGTTGATAATATAGTTGCATATATGAATATAATATATAGAAATACATATACTTTGGATACTTATACATCTTTATTATCAAGTTATTTAAGTACAAGATATGCTAATGATAATAATATTTCATCTGTAGGTATATATTTTGGAGATTTAGAAAATGTTAATATTAATATCAACACTAATGGTATTGATAATTTATCTATAAATTGGAAATATGATGTAAATAATTTAGCTAATATTAATACAAATTCAAGACCTAATATAGCAGGTAATTATATTACTAAACTATCTACAGAAACCAATTCTCTTATAGATATAACTCCAAATGCAGATACTTTTTATATATATAATCCTATTTTATTAAATAATAGAAATGTAGGGTTTGTTACTTTAGAGGTAAGAAGTTCTATATATTTAGATGTATTATCAGATGATACATTTAAGACTAATTTGAATATATTTTTAACAGATAATTTATATAATATAAAGGCTTCTAATAATCCTTCATTGATAGGCGACACTCAAAGAGATTTAGATGGCAGTGCAGTTGGTGTAGAAATAAAAAATAATAAAAGTACTAATTATAGAAATAATATAGTAAATGTAAATGTTATTTCTTTTGATGATTCTGATACATTGGTTATAAAATATCCTTTATTTAATAACTTGTATATTCTAAATGTTTGGCAGCATAGCAATGCTTATCAAAATCAATTATTTAGAAATACTATAATAAAAGCTTCTATAGCAATATATTTAGGATTATTAGCATTCTTATTAGTTATATTAGCTTTGATACTTTCTTTGAGAAAAACTTTGGTATTTGCTAAGAATGTATCAGAGTCTTTGAGCGAAGGAGAAGGAGATTTAACAATCAGACTTCCGGTTATTAGTAATAATGAATCAGGTGAATTGGTACATTCTTTTAATAAGTTCTTAGATAAAGTAAAAAATATTATAGTAAGTGTAAAAAATAATGCTTATACTTTAACAGGTAATATTCAGAATATGAGAGCTTCTATTAGTATAAGTATCAGTGATTTTAATACAATTTATAAAGAATTTGAAACAGAGTTAGTCAATTCTAATAAGATAGCAGAATCGTCAGCAAATGCTGCTAGAGTAAGTTTTATGCAGCGTACTAGATTTACAGCAGTGAATGAGACAGTACAGTTATTATTAGAAAATATTAACGATATTAATGATAAGATGAAGCAGCAGTCAGAAGCTGTAACTAAGACTAGTAGTTCAGTACAGCAAATGATGGCTAACATAGTAACAGTAAGCCATGGAGCTACTAAGGCAAATGACTATGCTAAGATTCTATATACAGAGGCACAGGAAGGAAGTAATATAGGTGAGTCTGTAGTAGATTCTATACAAAGCATTAAAGAATATTCTAAGCAGATAACTAATATTACACAGGTAATACATAATATAGCAGAGCAGACAAACCTATTAGCGATGAACGCAGCTATAGAAGCAGCACATGCTGGTGAGCATGGACGCGGATTTACAGTAGTAGCAGATAAGATAAGAAAATTGGCAGAAGATACAGGAGAGAACTCTAAAATCATTAATGAGATAATTGAAGAGACAACACAAGCAATAGATCATACAGTATCTTTAGCTTTCAAGAGTTCAGAGTCAATGGAAAAGATATTAGAAGGTTCTAATACTTTGGCAGATTTGATAGCAACAATATCCGGAGCTAATGATGAATTAGATATAGGCAGACGTGAGATATTGATGAATATCAGCAACTTGAATAATATTACAGAAGATGTACAGGAATTATCTTTAAAACAAATGCAGATGAGTTCAGCAGTTAGTCAGAATATTTCTAGTGTAGATAAGTTAGCAGAAGATGTAGTTAATGTAGTAAATACAGCAGAGACTGAGATGAAGGAATTAGTAAATTCCATAGAAAATGTATCTAATTTATCCAGTACAAGCAGCCATAATATGGAAACAATGGATAAGAGAATAAAGGAATTACAATATATCTTCCTACAGTTATATAAATTGGTAATATCTTTCAAAACAGAGAAGACCGAAGAAGATATAGCAAAAGAAAAGAGTAAGACAAAAGTTGTAGATAAGAAAAGGATCAAATTAGAACGTAAGGCAGAGAAAGCTAGATTAAAAGAAGAAAAGAGAAGATTGAAAGAGTTAAAGAAAGAAACTTCTAAAGTAAAAAAATAA
- the truB gene encoding tRNA pseudouridine(55) synthase TruB, producing MKGFCILNKPVGITSFDAIKQTKTMLKQKENILEKRVGHAGTLDPFADGVLILAFGRYTKLFFLFDDLNKEYIASGIFGESRDTDDIEGNTIKKSDNNNKLSFEELESIIKTNFKGNIKQKPPIYSAKKINGKRAYDLARDNKSFELKDVDVCIEKIELLEYDYPYFKIKTSVSKGTYIRSIIRDIGEITGNLAYTKELKRVSIGNYNIDMSCNIEDINKNKILSFFDMFKKFDKTIIEDESDIKQILCGNTKTIEDIKINNKYMALTDNKNNLLAIIEKNCTDKNNKYAFIDID from the coding sequence GTGAAAGGATTTTGTATTTTAAATAAACCAGTGGGCATAACTTCTTTTGATGCCATAAAACAAACAAAAACGATGTTAAAGCAAAAAGAAAATATATTAGAAAAAAGAGTGGGACATGCAGGCACATTAGATCCTTTTGCTGACGGAGTATTAATATTAGCATTTGGAAGATATACTAAATTATTTTTCTTATTCGATGATTTAAATAAAGAATATATAGCATCAGGAATATTCGGAGAAAGCAGAGATACTGATGACATAGAAGGTAATACAATAAAAAAATCAGATAATAATAATAAATTAAGTTTTGAAGAATTAGAAAGTATTATAAAAACAAATTTCAAAGGCAATATAAAGCAAAAGCCTCCTATATATAGTGCTAAAAAAATAAATGGTAAAAGGGCTTATGATTTAGCTAGAGATAATAAAAGCTTTGAATTAAAAGATGTTGATGTTTGTATAGAAAAAATTGAATTATTAGAATATGATTATCCTTATTTCAAAATAAAAACCTCAGTAAGCAAAGGTACTTATATAAGATCAATAATAAGAGATATAGGAGAAATTACAGGAAATCTAGCCTACACAAAAGAATTAAAAAGAGTTTCAATAGGAAATTATAATATTGATATGTCATGCAATATTGAAGATATAAATAAAAATAAAATATTATCATTCTTCGATATGTTTAAAAAATTCGATAAAACAATAATAGAAGATGAATCAGATATAAAGCAGATATTATGCGGTAATACAAAAACAATAGAAGATATAAAAATTAATAATAAATATATGGCATTAACAGATAATAAAAATAACCTTCTTGCAATAATAGAAAAAAACTGCACTGATAAAAATAATAAATATGCATTCATAGATATTGATTAA
- a CDS encoding flavodoxin domain-containing protein gives MSNKIAVLYKSKYGTTRTYAKWIADKLHGDLYGIDNVTFQNLDTYDFIVFAGALYAGKLSSAKGIKKFYKKLKGRKNLYCVIVGLGNPEDKELYNDYVNKNFHSDEKENMKFYFLRGSIDFDKLKLHHALMMLMLKRIISAKAVKTEDEKALLDNYGKKIDFLNKTSVEEIVVDIKNKIKELQNK, from the coding sequence ATGTCAAATAAAATTGCTGTGCTTTATAAAAGTAAATACGGAACTACAAGAACTTATGCTAAATGGATAGCCGATAAACTTCATGGTGATCTTTATGGTATAGATAATGTAACTTTTCAAAATTTAGATACTTATGACTTTATAGTTTTTGCAGGTGCTTTGTATGCAGGTAAACTTTCATCAGCTAAGGGCATAAAAAAGTTCTATAAGAAATTAAAGGGAAGAAAAAATTTATACTGTGTGATAGTAGGGCTTGGGAATCCTGAAGATAAAGAATTATATAATGATTATGTTAATAAAAATTTCCATTCTGATGAAAAAGAAAATATGAAATTTTATTTTTTAAGAGGAAGCATAGATTTTGATAAATTAAAACTTCATCATGCATTGATGATGCTTATGCTTAAGAGAATAATATCTGCTAAAGCTGTTAAAACAGAAGATGAAAAAGCATTATTAGACAATTATGGTAAAAAAATAGACTTTCTTAATAAAACTTCTGTTGAGGAAATAGTTGTTGATATAAAAAATAAGATTAAAGAACTTCAAAATAAATAA
- the obgE gene encoding GTPase ObgE yields the protein MDQFIDVVSFEIEAGHGGAGSVSFRREAHVPMGGPDGGNGGDGGDVIVRVDARINSFGKIKSRKRFRARDGEPGRARLSDGKRGDDVVIRVPIGTVVYDEDTNNILADLLEDGQSYTVARGGKGGKGNKFYATATNQAPDYAQHGLEGEKLNIRLEVKLIADIGLVGMPNAGKSSLLARLTRANPKIASYPFTTLTPNLGVCYLDYERSFVIADIPGIIEGASEGAGLGLTFLRHIERTGALCFVIDLTDEDVADTYKKLRNELKQYSKELIKKKSIIVLNKTDMLEKDEIKEKVKAIEKAVKKEYKNNKETHYEEPEIFALSVFSLDGELLDKVTNAFYKANEERYDNTKKETKEPLLLNQNKNKSKLKTKRVFGPVVSKRLGNSLGIDVIPHKTCSYNCIYCQLGSEENTKTNLANYYSVDEIIYELKEALLNNKNIDYITFAGSGEPTLYKDLKKLIYEIKQITDIPVCIITNGSLLYKQEMRSDLLIADLVIPSLDAGNIDTFKLIDQPNKEIDFDKMVNGLIEFRRVFKGEYWLEVFLLKDINDSKEELDDIIKIVNKIKPDRVQLVTATRRTSNEKAKALNDEEMEKAKKYFEANCSIEIDVPSVSDKAKGNTKKITEEDIINFLIRQPDTVHMIAISFNEDESRVNELLKKLVESGKVREEMVNGVLSYAVNL from the coding sequence ATGGATCAATTTATAGATGTAGTAAGTTTTGAAATAGAAGCAGGACATGGAGGAGCTGGAAGCGTAAGTTTCAGAAGAGAAGCTCATGTACCTATGGGAGGCCCTGACGGTGGAAACGGCGGAGATGGCGGAGATGTTATTGTTAGAGTAGATGCAAGAATAAATAGTTTCGGTAAAATAAAAAGCAGAAAAAGATTCAGAGCTAGAGACGGAGAACCCGGAAGAGCTAGATTAAGCGACGGTAAAAGGGGCGATGATGTTGTTATAAGAGTTCCTATCGGTACAGTTGTTTATGATGAAGATACAAATAATATATTAGCTGATTTACTAGAGGACGGACAAAGCTATACTGTTGCTAGAGGCGGAAAAGGCGGAAAAGGAAATAAATTCTATGCTACAGCTACTAATCAGGCACCGGACTATGCACAGCATGGTTTGGAAGGCGAGAAATTAAATATAAGATTAGAAGTTAAACTTATTGCTGATATTGGACTTGTTGGAATGCCTAATGCCGGTAAATCAAGTTTGCTTGCAAGACTTACAAGAGCTAATCCTAAAATTGCATCATATCCATTTACTACACTTACTCCGAATTTGGGTGTTTGTTATTTAGATTATGAAAGAAGTTTTGTTATTGCCGATATTCCGGGAATTATAGAAGGTGCTAGCGAAGGTGCCGGACTTGGACTTACTTTTTTAAGACATATAGAAAGAACAGGTGCTTTATGTTTTGTTATAGATTTAACTGATGAAGATGTAGCTGATACTTATAAAAAACTTAGAAATGAATTGAAGCAGTATAGTAAAGAATTAATAAAGAAAAAGTCTATTATCGTACTAAATAAAACTGATATGCTTGAAAAAGATGAGATAAAAGAAAAAGTAAAGGCTATAGAAAAAGCGGTAAAAAAAGAATATAAAAATAATAAAGAAACCCATTATGAAGAGCCTGAAATATTTGCTTTGTCTGTATTTAGTTTAGACGGTGAACTTCTTGATAAAGTAACAAATGCATTTTATAAAGCAAATGAAGAAAGATATGATAACACTAAAAAAGAAACTAAAGAGCCTTTACTTCTCAATCAAAATAAAAATAAATCAAAGTTAAAAACAAAAAGAGTATTCGGCCCAGTAGTGTCAAAAAGGTTGGGTAATTCTTTAGGAATAGATGTTATACCTCATAAGACTTGCAGTTATAATTGTATATATTGTCAATTAGGTTCTGAAGAAAATACTAAAACTAATCTTGCTAATTATTATTCTGTTGATGAAATAATATATGAATTAAAAGAGGCTTTGCTTAATAATAAAAATATTGATTATATAACATTTGCAGGTTCAGGAGAGCCTACACTTTATAAGGATTTAAAAAAGTTAATTTATGAAATAAAACAAATAACTGATATTCCTGTATGTATTATAACAAATGGTTCTTTGCTTTATAAACAGGAAATGCGTTCTGATTTGCTTATTGCTGATTTAGTTATACCTTCTCTTGATGCCGGTAATATAGATACTTTTAAACTTATAGATCAGCCTAATAAAGAAATTGATTTTGATAAAATGGTTAATGGGCTTATAGAGTTTAGAAGAGTTTTTAAAGGTGAGTATTGGCTTGAAGTATTTTTACTTAAAGATATAAATGACAGTAAAGAAGAGCTTGATGATATAATAAAAATAGTAAACAAAATAAAACCTGACAGAGTACAGCTTGTTACAGCTACAAGAAGAACCTCAAACGAAAAAGCTAAGGCATTGAATGATGAAGAAATGGAAAAGGCAAAGAAATATTTTGAAGCAAACTGCAGTATTGAAATAGATGTGCCTAGCGTATCTGATAAGGCGAAAGGAAATACTAAAAAAATCACTGAAGAAGATATAATAAATTTTTTAATAAGACAGCCTGACACAGTTCATATGATTGCTATTAGTTTCAATGAAGATGAGAGCAGAGTAAATGAATTATTAAAAAAATTAGTTGAAAGCGGAAAGGTGAGGGAAGAGATGGTTAATGGTGTATTATCTTATGCTGTTAATCTTTAG
- a CDS encoding M24 family metallopeptidase codes for MCKLTLTESGENKKFNYDARLERLLKLTNENLLITKNENIFYLTGFKGSAGWLLISKGKKYLFVDSRYCEHASKVTHKTTVILVAGTYHDALAEFCKENNIKEIYTAKNGLYLSDYENIVASMVNNSIKIGISKADIDTIRNIKEKEEIKIIKDNLNRAEKAMTKMLAFVKEGVTEQELAAELEYQMRKEGGDKTAFDTILLFGERTSLPHGVPSERKLKLGDNILMDFGLSRDGYKSDITRTFFFGKGNNFEEMSKIYNIVREAHHKGIEAIHSGVSGKEVDNAAREIIKNNGYGQYFGHGLGHSVGLEIHESPRLSPLVDHVLEGGCVVTVEPGIYVPNLGGVRIENMAIVTKNGGVSINDTPTDLIVL; via the coding sequence ATGTGTAAATTAACTTTAACTGAAAGCGGAGAAAATAAAAAATTTAATTATGATGCAAGATTAGAAAGATTATTAAAATTAACAAATGAAAATCTTCTTATCACTAAAAATGAAAATATATTCTATCTGACAGGGTTTAAAGGCAGTGCTGGCTGGCTTCTTATAAGCAAAGGCAAGAAATATTTATTTGTAGATTCAAGATACTGTGAACATGCATCTAAAGTTACTCATAAAACTACTGTTATACTTGTAGCAGGAACTTATCATGATGCTTTAGCTGAATTCTGTAAAGAAAATAATATCAAAGAAATATACACTGCTAAAAACGGACTTTATCTTTCTGATTATGAAAATATAGTAGCTTCAATGGTTAATAATTCTATAAAAATAGGAATAAGTAAGGCTGATATAGATACAATAAGAAATATAAAAGAAAAAGAAGAAATAAAAATAATAAAAGATAATCTTAACAGAGCAGAAAAAGCAATGACTAAAATGTTAGCATTCGTAAAAGAAGGAGTAACTGAACAGGAACTAGCTGCAGAATTAGAATATCAAATGCGTAAGGAAGGCGGAGATAAAACAGCATTCGATACAATTTTACTTTTCGGAGAAAGAACTTCCCTTCCTCATGGTGTACCTTCTGAAAGAAAATTAAAATTAGGTGACAATATACTTATGGACTTTGGATTATCAAGAGATGGATATAAAAGCGATATAACAAGAACTTTCTTCTTCGGAAAAGGAAATAATTTTGAAGAGATGAGTAAAATATATAATATAGTGAGAGAAGCTCATCATAAAGGCATAGAGGCAATACATTCCGGAGTATCAGGTAAAGAAGTAGATAATGCTGCAAGAGAAATAATAAAAAATAATGGATACGGTCAATATTTTGGTCATGGATTAGGACATAGTGTAGGACTTGAAATACATGAATCTCCTAGACTTTCACCTCTTGTTGATCATGTTTTAGAAGGCGGCTGTGTAGTTACAGTTGAGCCTGGTATATATGTACCTAATTTAGGAGGTGTGAGAATAGAAAATATGGCAATAGTAACTAAAAACGGAGGAGTTTCTATAAATGACACTCCTACAGATTTAATAGTTTTATAA
- a CDS encoding OmpA family protein, with translation MRYIKIFFILLIPFILTACFIPERRLYFSWNRPTEQKDPCNYEFNISSNMNLIETERGMMIDTDKEIYYRLNEEKPYNVEDYVYVMNEIISFMSNNKSCILVVEGHADIIGQGKGDRNLKLSERRASVIRDVILSSGFSHNRVKIFPYSDIMPKYTNDINKNRRVNFIALKCEMDLDNYEKYYNNYYTNIINQSNYMEK, from the coding sequence ATGAGATATATAAAGATATTTTTTATTTTATTAATTCCTTTTATTTTAACTGCCTGCTTCATACCAGAAAGAAGATTATATTTTTCTTGGAATAGACCAACTGAACAAAAAGATCCATGCAATTATGAATTTAATATAAGCAGTAATATGAATTTGATTGAAACTGAAAGAGGAATGATGATAGATACAGATAAGGAAATATATTATAGATTGAATGAAGAGAAGCCTTATAATGTAGAAGACTATGTTTATGTTATGAATGAAATTATAAGTTTTATGAGTAATAATAAAAGCTGCATTTTAGTTGTAGAGGGGCATGCTGATATTATAGGGCAGGGTAAAGGAGATCGTAATTTAAAATTGTCAGAGAGAAGGGCTAGCGTTATAAGAGATGTTATACTTTCTTCAGGCTTTTCTCATAATAGAGTTAAAATTTTTCCATATAGTGATATAATGCCAAAATATACTAATGATATTAATAAAAATAGGAGAGTTAATTTTATAGCGCTTAAATGTGAAATGGATCTTGACAATTATGAAAAATACTATAATAATTATTACACTAATATTATTAATCAGTCAAACTATATGGAGAAATGA
- the aroQ gene encoding type II 3-dehydroquinate dehydratase: protein MNILVINGPNTNMLGVAQTKIFGNITLGDIENKIKEAALGSAKVSFFQSNHEGAIIDRIHRAYDESIDYIIINAGAYAHTSIAIRDAFLATNIPFIEVHMSNVYAREDFRSKSYLSDIALGVITGFGDNSYILALAHLLSVEKRNNN from the coding sequence ATGAATATATTAGTTATAAACGGCCCTAATACAAATATGTTAGGAGTAGCTCAAACTAAAATTTTTGGAAATATTACATTAGGCGATATAGAAAATAAGATTAAAGAAGCAGCATTGGGAAGTGCAAAAGTATCATTCTTTCAGTCAAATCATGAAGGTGCTATTATAGACAGAATACATAGAGCTTATGATGAAAGTATAGACTATATAATAATAAATGCCGGTGCTTATGCTCATACTTCTATAGCTATAAGAGATGCTTTTTTAGCAACTAATATACCATTTATAGAAGTGCATATGAGCAATGTTTATGCAAGAGAAGATTTTAGAAGCAAAAGCTATTTATCAGATATAGCATTGGGAGTAATTACTGGATTTGGTGATAATAGTTATATATTAGCTTTGGCTCATTTATTATCAGTAGAGAAAAGAAATAATAATTAA
- a CDS encoding OmpA family protein encodes MKKISLFVFIFSILIVSVLNSEITHKFYWNLEKGKRIESVKTADVEYYENGILTSTYKERNIVDLTVIAIAPKGGYRVSGVFKIFRMMKGEKVFHLDEEYTSDFIIHTNGKFEVPYNYFMPNVRHVPTFPDNEVKLTESWNRESIEIVKVNNAPNLTMALSSDYLFANVETNDDGSRNAVIQYHIMTDKDLLQAGLSRKGYPERIYGFNYGTFLWDMEKNIPVSQQERYQILFGYGRELSYASLQYKMNIISTYKIYDTITREEEEYNRKKLEDNLYNDDNVTIDTVPEGLVLRLGEILFDTDSYTLKPEAKNTIDNVIKAIKETYPDREIIVEGHTDNTGQKEYNQQLSEKRAKSVADYILPNLDHDKLSYKGFADDEPIASNDTADGRRKNRRVDIIIKLR; translated from the coding sequence ATGAAAAAAATTAGTTTATTTGTTTTTATATTTTCTATTTTAATTGTTAGTGTTTTAAATTCTGAAATAACACATAAATTTTATTGGAATTTAGAAAAAGGAAAAAGAATAGAATCAGTTAAAACAGCTGATGTAGAATATTATGAGAATGGTATATTAACAAGTACATATAAAGAAAGAAACATTGTTGATTTAACCGTTATTGCGATAGCTCCAAAAGGCGGATATAGAGTAAGCGGAGTATTCAAGATTTTTAGAATGATGAAAGGCGAGAAAGTTTTTCATCTTGATGAAGAATACACAAGCGATTTTATAATTCATACGAATGGTAAATTTGAAGTTCCTTATAATTATTTTATGCCTAATGTAAGACATGTTCCTACTTTCCCTGATAATGAAGTAAAGCTCACTGAATCATGGAATAGAGAATCTATAGAAATTGTTAAAGTAAATAATGCTCCTAATTTGACAATGGCTTTGTCTTCAGATTATTTATTTGCAAATGTTGAAACTAATGATGACGGAAGCAGAAATGCTGTTATACAATATCATATTATGACTGATAAAGATTTGCTTCAGGCTGGACTTTCAAGAAAAGGTTATCCTGAAAGAATATACGGTTTTAATTATGGTACATTCCTTTGGGATATGGAAAAAAATATTCCTGTATCTCAGCAGGAAAGATATCAAATATTATTTGGATACGGAAGAGAATTGTCTTATGCTAGTTTGCAGTACAAAATGAATATTATAAGCACATATAAAATTTATGATACTATTACAAGAGAAGAAGAAGAGTATAATAGAAAAAAATTAGAAGATAATCTTTATAATGATGATAATGTTACTATAGATACAGTACCTGAAGGTTTAGTATTAAGACTTGGAGAGATTCTTTTTGATACAGATTCTTATACTTTAAAACCGGAAGCAAAAAATACTATAGATAATGTTATTAAAGCAATCAAAGAAACTTATCCTGACAGAGAAATCATAGTAGAAGGTCATACTGATAATACAGGACAAAAAGAATATAATCAGCAATTGTCTGAAAAAAGAGCAAAATCAGTTGCAGATTATATACTCCCTAATCTTGATCATGATAAATTATCTTATAAAGGTTTTGCTGATGATGAACCTATAGCTTCTAATGATACAGCAGACGGAAGAAGAAAAAATAGAAGAGTTGATATCATAATCAAATTAAGATAA